The sequence AGTATTATATGCAGCAGTACCTTGCCAGCAGATATTCCGGGTTCACTGGCACTGATTTCATTgctttctccatcttcatgTTGACAGCCGTCATCTGCCTGTCCTTGTCGGCGACATACCACACCTTGATGAACCACTCCAAACACATGGAACGTTTCTGCCTGCGACTGGACATGCTGGGTATAGTGGTCTTCATACTGGGCGACCTTATCCTGGGAATATACATGGTTTTCTGGTGTGAACCTTTGCCACGCAAAATCTACTGGTCTATGGTTAGTTAATGTCTTATGTGCACAATTTcagtttttccttttctcaGACCTCGTGCTTGAGTCTAACACTCTTCTTTCCTTGGTTGATAGATTGGAGTTTTTGGGGCGTTGACCATCTTCATGACAATGCATTCCAAGTTTCAGGGCCGAAAGTATCGCCTCTTCCGAGCATTGCTGTTTGTGGTGACTGGCTTGTCCGGTGTTGCGCCCTTGATCCATGGACTCAATGTGTTCGGCACGTCGCAGATGATGAGAAAAAGCTTTTCCCTTCACTCTGGCAAAAGCAGGCTGCCTGCTATCTGGGACTTTGTTTTATGCAGTAAGTCTTTTAACTCAGCACATAAGAGAGAGATTGACCCTAATACATGGGGTTCTGAAGGCCAGGTTTCCCGAAAGTCAATATCCTGGCAAGTTCAACCTATGGGGCTCTCATTCCATATTTCACATCCTGGTGGTATGCACCGCATTGGTCTTGATGGGTATCTGGATGCCTTTGACTATGCGCAGACAAATCTTATGTGCTCGTCTATTTGAAAACTGTTCTCCGAGTGTAGGTTTCTTCAAGTATTGTCAAGGTCAGGTATTGTCAACGGATTCACACAACGTGACCAAGACTAGCACAAGGCAGCACAGCTACTACCTGCAGATTATCTCTGCTGCCTATGACTGAACATAAGTATAAGGAGCTGATTTTCATCGCTTTTTTAGATAGAAAATCAAGAGTCTTAAACTTATCAGATCAACAGGTCTTCATAGTGTGACAGTTATGAGTCCGATTTGCCATTGAACGCAGTTTTATCCCGTTGCACCGCATACCGTTGTGATCAGAAGGTTAATCAGACGGATACCCGTATCTTTGACGTTATACACCGACTTCCACTGCTGTTATCGCCAACAATGGACCCAACGGATTTGGAAGCCTCTTCCTGACCAGCCTCTAAGGAGCTGCATTCAATGTTAAATTTACTAATAGCTAGAACAAACAGATTATCTGATGGTACTACAGTATCGTGCGCAAAACCTCCAATTCAAAAGCCTTGTGTATCGACCAGCTCAAACCGTCTTCTAGCTTTCCCTCCCTATCAGATGGCCCGCAAACAGAAAAACAGAAGACACTATATCAGTGAGAAAACTAGTGGGAATAGCCAACTCATTGCTCTTTCTTGGCCGAGAAGAAGTTCATAAAGCTCCATTCCGGCCTTGAGTGAGATGGTGTTTCGACAGTGGCTGGACTATGCCTTGAAGGAGGAGTCTTGCTATCGGCAACTTGCTGCTGATTATCCCTGGCTGACTGGCGTTGGTCTGGGCTCGGGCTTGCTGGGTCTTTCTCGGCCGGCTCAACTGGGCTCCCTTCCCCCAGTGAAAAAATGTCCTCTACTGACTGAAACCGTTCATGTGGCTTTGGATCTTCCTTCTGACTGGGCTTTGGTCTAGCCATTATGGCTCGCTGTGAGCTTGGCCGTCTTCCGTCGAGAAATTTGCTGGCCTTTCTGCCAGGATGTTGTGTAACTGCCAATCCCTGGGGATGAAATGGCTCGAATTTGAGGCGTTGTTGTGATGACACAGTATCGACATGATTTTGTGGGCGGAAAGGGTCGAAGGGGCTTTCTAGGTTTTCATTGACAGCCTCATCGGCCTCGAGTGCCTCGAGAAACCTTTGCTTCTGCCTCAGGTATCGCTCCCGAATCAGTTGGTTGATGGTCGCTGGGCTCTGATGAAATAGCGTGTATAGTTTTGCCAATGGCTCATAACCGACTCGACCGTTGAGATACTTTAT is a genomic window of Coccidioides posadasii str. Silveira chromosome 3, complete sequence containing:
- a CDS encoding uncharacterized protein (EggNog:ENOG410PM7P~COG:T~TransMembrane:5 (o65-82i94-118o138-158i165-184o196-217i)); translated protein: MESISNTASKASKAGRPVLLSFDEMPEWFRHESNQWILHGYRPISGSAHASFCSWLYIHNETVNIYSHLIPAIFFLLGEYYMQQYLASRYSGFTGTDFIAFSIFMLTAVICLSLSATYHTLMNHSKHMERFCLRLDMLGIVVFILGDLILGIYMVFWCEPLPRKIYWSMIGVFGALTIFMTMHSKFQGRKYRLFRALLFVVTGLSGVAPLIHGLNVFGTSQMMRKSFSLHSGKSRLPAIWDFVLCSQVSRKSISWQVQPMGLSFHISHPGGMHRIGLDGYLDAFDYAQTNLMCSSI